AGCATATTTAGTGCCCAAACGTTGCAAATAAGTTTCAAACACCGACAAGGCATTGTTAACCTTTTTCAAGCCCATTTCGGTACGTTCGTAATCAAAGAATATGGGTGCCATACTGTAGGATCCAATGCTGGAATAATAGAAAGACATATTGAAACAAAGACGATGATTGACTAAGGCACGTTCCTTGGGCGACTTGGGATATAAAACGTTTTCTCCGCCATATCTATCGCATAAATACTGCATAATGGCAATACTTTCAGACAGATAGAAACCATCATCGTCCAAAACGGGTATCTCTTTTTGGGgattaatctagtatttaacaaaagaaaaataaatatttttcatttatgttttggatatttaaaaaaaaaaacttaccttAGCATAATCCTCGCTCAAATGCTCGGAGGCTACATAATCCACATTATGCAATTCAAAGGGAATGTTTAAAGCCTTTAAACACATACGCACGGCCAAAGATGGTGGGCCATCGGATACTGAgtacaatttcatattgaatctattgaaagaaagaaaaaacaaataattacacaaattttagcccaaaatttatttttaatcggtttcttttttttagagTACACGCAATAATGTAATTATTAATGAATTCAAGGTTGTCACcggaaaattacttaaaattaatgaattatttattacattaaCCCCCATTATCACAATAATAATATACTggcagttttcatacaaaaattatttttaaacagtttataagtttaaatttaaaaagaaaatctaacaaattttctagtaattttaaaattttcattgttttttctttacaaattttataatttcactTTCTAAAACTTGCTCTAtccacaatttaaattatttcttacttttacttttttctgtgtaaggtGATGACGACTACGTCTTAACTCTTAGCTGCTTATGCGGCAAATGATTaatgtatttaatttcaaaacaagTTATTTTAGTTGTggtccaaaaaaaatcaaaaaaaaagcttgtgttattgtttttctataaaagcttaaaattgTTAAGTTAACTGAATTAATGACCAGCACAAAGCTTAATAACTTGTATTATTATTGTGcattataaacaaatatgaattttaattgccacctacaaaaaaagaaaaagaaaaaaaacaaccgAAAAATTTGTCAATGGAGTCACCATTAAGAATATACATTTACAGGCAACTAATTAGGgacatttttattcgattttataaaaatcttaggAGTTTTTAACGGCATTTAAAAAATGCATAttaacaagagagctatattcggcattgccgaatcttaaatacccttaaCCAcaatatactttaagataaagccttggatgataaaatatttaaagaaatttttgggtaaaaaaatttaagaaaaatttttaaaatctttttttcaaaatccaaaaatatttttggagaaaaatatattttttaattttgaaaaaaaatttttgattaaaaaatttcagataaaaaaaatagtttggtgAATGAAAAcccattttttgattaaaaaatcaaaatgttgtatagaaaaactgtgtttttttatataaaaaacttttgttttctatagaaaatactgttgttttctatagaaaatactgttgttttctatagaaaatactgttgttttctatagaaaatactgttgttttct
The nucleotide sequence above comes from Calliphora vicina chromosome 1, idCalVici1.1, whole genome shotgun sequence. Encoded proteins:
- the gfzf gene encoding glutathione S-transferase 1-1 isoform X2, with product MKLYSVSDGPPSLAVRMCLKALNIPFELHNVDYVASEHLSEDYAKINPQKEIPVLDDDGFYLSESIAIMQYLCDRYGGENVLYPKSPKERALVNHRLCFNMSFYYSSIGSYSMAPIFFDYERTEMGLKKVNNALSVFETYLQRLGTKYAASNNLTIADFALVSATLCLEAISFDISEYPLITKWYNTFKKEHADLWSIAYGGMQEITEFEHNRPDLSHMNHPFHPTRKNVSS